GCAGCGACAAGGCGTTCCAGTCCAGCGTCAGAGCCGGCCATCGTCAGACGCGATTCGACCTCGCGCAAGGAAAAGAGCTCCGGACACCCTGGCACGCGATGACCTGCACGGAGTTCCTTATCCTCAACCACGGCGCCTTCGAACGCCAACAGCTAGCGGCGCTCAGCGCACGGTTGTGTGGACACCCGCTGGCCTGGGACGGACGAACAGCCCGACCCGCGCCAGCGCACCTCGCCCGACAGATCATCGAGGACCACCCAGGGCGCAAGACGGCCGCACGCTGAGCGATGCGCGGCCAGACTCTCGGTTGACCCCGCGAATCTGCGACGCTCCCATACCGCGCCTCTGTCACCGCGGCTGCGCATTCCTCGTGCTCGTTAGCTGCGACAAAGCGTGGAACGCTCTACCAATATTCGTCTGAACAATCTTGCCAGCGCTCGGCGTGGACTGAGGTGCTCGGCCCTCCGGAGGGGAGTTCCCACCAGCATGTCCACAGCACCGACCACGCTCAGCGCGCCGACCACGGGCAGCGGCATGTATCTCGCCGGCCTGAGGCTCACGAACTTCCGCTCGTGTCGCGGCGTGGAGATCACGCTTCAGCCCGGCCTGACGCTGCTCGTCGGCGATAACAACTCCGGCAAGTCCAACTTCATCGACGCGATGCGGCTGCTGACCACGCCGCTGAGCGGGCGACGGGTCCGCTACCTGGAGATCGACGACGTCTCCACCGGCGCGGATGGGCCGATCGAGATCGTGGGCGAGTTCGATGGTCTGACGCGGTTTCAGCAAGGCCAGTACATCGGCGCGCTCGATATCGCGACGAACAAGGCGTACTACACGACCCGGTTCCGGCCGGACGTGGACGTACCCCGCCGGTCCAAGGTGGAAAATTTAGTCGGCCGGGCCGCCGGGCCCGACGCCGAACCTGAGAAGCGCGACCAGATCCGGCACGTCTACCTGGCGCCGCTGCGCGACGCCAAGCGTGAGCTGGACTCCGCCACCGGCAACCGCATGGCGCTCATCATCAAGTACCTGACGAGCGAGGCCGACCGCACGGACTTTCTCGACCAGGCGATCGACGGGCTGCGCAAGCTCGAGGAGCACGATGTCATCACCGGCACCCAGAAGCGGCTGCAGGAGCACGTCAGCGACCTCACCGATCCGGTCCGTGGGCAGGTGATCGGTCTGAGCTTCCGCGACGTCCGGCTGCAGCGGCTCGCTCGCGGCCTGCGCCTAAAGATGGCCGAGCACGGCGTCGACCTCGCCGACATCGAGGACTCGGGCCTCGGCTACGCCAACCTGCTCTATATGGCGTCGGTCATCATCGAGTTGCGCAATGCCCAGGACGCCGAGCTTACGCTCTTCCTCGTAGAGGAGCCGGAGGCCCACCTTCACCCGCAGCTGCAGGCCGTGCTGCTGGATTACCTCCAGGAGCAGGCCGTCAATTCGCTGCGCGACGACACGGACGGCCCGGCGGGTCGCATCCAGGTGGTCGCCACGACCCACTCGCCGAACCTGGCCAGCGCGGTGGGCATCCGCAGCATCGTGGTCCTGCGCACCCAGGAGACCCCGACACCGAAGATCACCGAGGATTCCTCGGCCACCGAGGTCAAGATGGCGCCGACGGGCATCCAACGCGGCACCGCAGCGATCGCCCTGTGCGACATCGACCTGACCGATGAGGAACGCCGCAAAATCGACCAGTATCTCGACGTGAGTCGTGCCGAGCTGCTGTTCACCCGGCGTGCGGTCCTTGTGGAGGGTGTCTCCGAAGCCGTCATCCTGCCGCCGCTCGCACGCCACTGCGTCCTCGATAAGACGGCAGCCAACTACGGGGCGAAGTGCCGCGAATTCCGGGCCGTTTCGATCATTAGCATCGGCAGCGTCGACTTCGGCCCGTACCTCAAGCTCCTCCTGCAGCAGGTCAACGGCGTTCGGCTCGTCGACCGGCTGGTGGTCATCACCGACGGCGACCCCGACGTCGATGACGAGGTCGACCAGGACGACGACCTCAACGAGAAGCTGAAGGCCGGCGAGCCAGAGACGGAGGACGAGCCGGCCGCCACACTCAGCCGCAAGGACCGGCTGGAAGAGATCGCCACCCAGCTGGGCGCCGACTCGATACTCGCCGTGTTCGCCGCCGAGTTCACGCTCGAGGCCGACCTGATGAACCCGTTCACGGTCAACGGCCCGCTGCTGGAGACCGCGTTCAAACGCCAGAAGCCCAGGTCGGGTAAGTTCTGGAGCACGCTCACGACGAGCACGAACCCGGCGGAGGTCTTCTACCGCAAGCTGCGCACCACCAAGCGGTACATCGGCAAGGGCGAGTTCGCCCACGACGTCGCCGAGCTGATCCAGAGCGGCGGCACGTTCGAGTGCCCCGCCTACCTCACACGGGCCATCCAGTCGGCGATGCGGTAAGCGGGCATGGACGACATCGACTTCTCGCCGGCTCAGCGTGCCCTCATCGACAAGCCGGGCAGCGTCTTTGTTCCAGCGTGCCCGGGCGCCGGGAAGACCCAGAGCATCGTCGAGCGCTTCACCCAACGCCCCGGCGTCCCCGCCCGGCAGGGCGTCGCCCTGTTGTCGTTCACCAACGCCGCGATCAACGAGGCGCGTCAGCGGTGCGCCCAACGGCCAGACCTCATCACCGCCCCGAACTACGTCGGCACCATCGACGGCTTCATCAACCGGTTCATCGTCACGCCCCTGTACAAGGCGCTGACGGGCACGGTCCCCACGTTCAAGGACTCGTGGCACACCGTCCAGGGCACCACGTTCGGGGTGGCGGGGGTGCCGCTGGAGTTCCAGCTCGGCTGGTTTGCCTTCGACCACGACGGCGGCAACGCCCGGCTGGTCAACCACCAAGTCCCGTACGCCCAGCGAAGCACCGTAACCAACCTCCTGGACTGGCAGCGGAATAAGGCCAACACCAGTGCCTCGCGCCTGGCTCGCCGGTTCCTCGCGAATGGGGTGATGGACTGCGCGGCGACGCGGGTGCTGATGGAGCACT
This genomic interval from Micromonospora sp. CCTCC AA 2012012 contains the following:
- a CDS encoding ATP-dependent nuclease, with protein sequence MSTAPTTLSAPTTGSGMYLAGLRLTNFRSCRGVEITLQPGLTLLVGDNNSGKSNFIDAMRLLTTPLSGRRVRYLEIDDVSTGADGPIEIVGEFDGLTRFQQGQYIGALDIATNKAYYTTRFRPDVDVPRRSKVENLVGRAAGPDAEPEKRDQIRHVYLAPLRDAKRELDSATGNRMALIIKYLTSEADRTDFLDQAIDGLRKLEEHDVITGTQKRLQEHVSDLTDPVRGQVIGLSFRDVRLQRLARGLRLKMAEHGVDLADIEDSGLGYANLLYMASVIIELRNAQDAELTLFLVEEPEAHLHPQLQAVLLDYLQEQAVNSLRDDTDGPAGRIQVVATTHSPNLASAVGIRSIVVLRTQETPTPKITEDSSATEVKMAPTGIQRGTAAIALCDIDLTDEERRKIDQYLDVSRAELLFTRRAVLVEGVSEAVILPPLARHCVLDKTAANYGAKCREFRAVSIISIGSVDFGPYLKLLLQQVNGVRLVDRLVVITDGDPDVDDEVDQDDDLNEKLKAGEPETEDEPAATLSRKDRLEEIATQLGADSILAVFAAEFTLEADLMNPFTVNGPLLETAFKRQKPRSGKFWSTLTTSTNPAEVFYRKLRTTKRYIGKGEFAHDVAELIQSGGTFECPAYLTRAIQSAMR